In Streptomyces sp. NBC_00306, a single genomic region encodes these proteins:
- a CDS encoding RICIN domain-containing protein: MTTGLLRRPAMRGVLGTAAAAALVTGLTGSPASGAPAATGQITGIGGKCVDVAGASSANGAAVQLYDCNGSAAQQWNVGTDGTIRALGKCLDITSAGTANGTRIQLWDCNGSAAQQWNVGTARDIVNPQADKCLDATGNSSANGTRLQIWTCTGAANQKWTAPGGGENPAPTGPMAVAPYLYNGWGSPPSPTTVMNATGVKWFTLAFVLSNGYCNPQWDGGRPLTGGVDQQTINTVRGAGGDVIPSFGGWSGNKLESSCGSAGELAAAYQKVINAYGLKAIDIDIEAAAYDSPTVQQRTVDALKTVKANNPGIKVFVTFGTGQNGPDDSLIRKAAASGLTVDSWTIMPFNFGGAGQNMGQLTVRAAEGLKNTVKSAYGYSDDQAYRHTGISSMNGITDNNETVTVADFRTILGYAQQRHLARLTFWSVNRDRPCTGGGADTCSGVSQQPWDFTRVFAQYNG, from the coding sequence ATGACCACAGGACTCCTCCGCAGGCCCGCGATGCGCGGGGTACTGGGCACGGCAGCGGCCGCCGCCCTGGTCACCGGCCTGACCGGTAGCCCCGCGAGCGGCGCCCCCGCCGCGACGGGCCAGATCACCGGTATCGGCGGCAAGTGCGTGGACGTCGCCGGCGCGAGCAGCGCCAACGGTGCCGCCGTACAGCTCTACGACTGCAACGGCAGCGCGGCGCAGCAGTGGAACGTCGGCACGGACGGCACCATCCGCGCGCTCGGCAAATGCCTCGACATCACCTCCGCGGGCACGGCCAACGGCACCCGGATCCAGCTGTGGGACTGCAACGGCAGCGCGGCGCAGCAGTGGAACGTCGGCACGGCCCGTGACATCGTCAACCCCCAGGCCGACAAGTGCCTGGACGCCACCGGCAACAGCTCGGCCAACGGCACCCGCCTGCAGATATGGACCTGCACGGGCGCCGCCAACCAGAAGTGGACCGCACCCGGCGGCGGGGAGAACCCGGCACCGACCGGACCCATGGCCGTCGCGCCGTACCTCTACAACGGCTGGGGCAGTCCGCCGAGCCCGACCACCGTGATGAACGCGACCGGCGTCAAGTGGTTCACGCTGGCCTTCGTGCTCAGCAACGGCTACTGCAACCCGCAGTGGGACGGCGGCAGGCCGCTGACCGGTGGGGTGGACCAGCAGACGATCAACACCGTCCGCGGCGCCGGCGGAGATGTGATCCCGTCGTTCGGCGGGTGGAGCGGCAACAAGCTGGAGAGCTCCTGCGGCAGCGCGGGTGAGCTGGCCGCCGCGTACCAGAAGGTCATCAACGCGTACGGCCTCAAGGCGATCGACATCGACATCGAGGCCGCGGCGTACGACAGCCCGACCGTGCAACAGCGCACGGTCGACGCGCTGAAGACGGTCAAGGCCAACAACCCCGGCATCAAGGTGTTCGTCACCTTCGGCACCGGCCAGAACGGACCCGACGACAGCCTGATCCGCAAGGCCGCCGCCTCCGGTCTGACCGTGGACAGCTGGACGATCATGCCGTTCAACTTCGGCGGGGCGGGCCAGAACATGGGCCAGCTCACCGTCCGGGCCGCCGAGGGCCTGAAGAACACGGTCAAGAGTGCCTACGGCTACTCCGACGACCAGGCGTACCGGCACACCGGCATCTCCTCGATGAACGGCATCACCGACAACAACGAGACGGTGACCGTCGCCGACTTCCGCACCATCCTCGGCTACGCCCAGCAGCGGCATCTCGCGCGGCTGACCTTCTGGTCGGTCAACCGCGACCGCCCCTGCACCGGCGGCGGGGCCGACACCTGCTCGGGCGTGTCCCAGCAGCCGTGGGACTTCACCCGCGTCTTCGCGCAGTACAACGGCTGA
- a CDS encoding ricin-type beta-trefoil lectin domain protein: MDSPRLSRRLVLSVASLLTFASLSTGLAQGATAPAAKPPAPPAAASAAAAVTFSDEFNGPAGSAVDGGKWQIETGDNVNNHERQYYTAGNRNAALDGQGHLAITARRENPGNYQCWYGRCEYTSARLNTAGKFTTTYGRVEARMKIPRGQGMWPAFWMLGNDIGQVGWPNSGEIDVMENVGFEPSTVHGTLHGPGYSGSGGIGAGYTLPGGQAFADAFHTFSVDWSPNAITWSVDGNVYQRRTPADLGGRQWVFNKPFFLILNLAVGGYWPGDPNGSTVFPQQLLVDYVRVSTDNGTPGGGGPITGVGGKCVDVPSANNANGTPVQLYDCNGSDAQRWTVGADGTIRALGKCLDVASGGTADGTPVQLWDCNGSAAQQWAVPAAQDIVNPQANKCLDASGGSSANGTRLQIWTCGGTANQKWAVTR; the protein is encoded by the coding sequence ATGGACTCCCCGCGCTTATCCCGGCGACTCGTGCTGTCCGTCGCCTCGCTCCTCACCTTCGCGTCGCTGTCCACCGGACTCGCGCAGGGGGCGACAGCGCCCGCAGCGAAGCCGCCCGCCCCTCCCGCAGCCGCATCGGCAGCCGCCGCCGTCACCTTCTCCGACGAGTTCAACGGGCCCGCGGGCTCGGCCGTGGACGGCGGCAAGTGGCAGATCGAGACGGGCGACAACGTCAACAACCATGAGCGGCAGTACTACACCGCGGGGAACCGCAACGCCGCTCTCGACGGACAGGGCCATCTGGCCATCACCGCCCGCCGCGAGAACCCCGGCAACTACCAGTGCTGGTACGGGCGTTGTGAGTACACCTCGGCCCGGCTCAACACGGCCGGCAAGTTCACCACGACGTACGGCCGCGTCGAGGCGAGGATGAAGATCCCGCGCGGGCAGGGCATGTGGCCCGCCTTCTGGATGCTGGGCAACGACATCGGCCAGGTCGGCTGGCCGAACTCCGGCGAGATCGACGTCATGGAGAACGTGGGCTTCGAGCCGTCCACGGTCCACGGCACCCTGCACGGCCCGGGCTACTCCGGATCGGGCGGCATCGGGGCCGGATATACCCTGCCGGGCGGCCAGGCGTTCGCCGACGCCTTCCACACCTTCTCCGTCGACTGGAGCCCGAACGCGATCACGTGGTCCGTCGACGGCAACGTCTACCAGCGGCGCACACCCGCCGACCTCGGCGGACGGCAGTGGGTCTTCAACAAGCCCTTCTTCCTCATCCTCAATCTCGCGGTCGGCGGCTACTGGCCCGGAGACCCCAACGGCAGCACGGTCTTCCCCCAGCAGCTCCTCGTCGACTACGTCCGGGTCAGCACCGACAACGGCACGCCCGGTGGCGGCGGTCCGATCACCGGCGTCGGCGGCAAGTGCGTGGACGTGCCCAGCGCGAACAACGCCAACGGCACCCCCGTCCAGCTCTACGACTGCAACGGCAGTGACGCTCAGCGCTGGACCGTGGGCGCCGACGGCACCATCCGCGCGCTCGGCAAGTGCCTGGACGTGGCGTCCGGAGGCACCGCCGACGGAACTCCCGTCCAGCTGTGGGACTGCAACGGCAGCGCAGCCCAGCAATGGGCCGTCCCCGCGGCCCAGGACATCGTCAATCCCCAGGCCAACAAGTGCCTCGACGCCAGCGGCGGCAGCTCGGCCAACGGCACCCGCCTGCAGATATGGACCTGTGGCGGCACGGCCAACCAGAAGTGGGCGGTGACCCGATGA
- a CDS encoding MFS transporter produces the protein MPLALLALAIGAFGIGTTEFVIMGLLPEVAADFGVSIPTAGFLVTGYALGVVIGAPLMTVLGTKVSRKRMLMVLMGLFIVGNVLSAVAPVFGVMLAGRVVASLAHGAFFGIGSVVAADLVAPQKKAGAIAMMFTGLTVANVVGVPLGTFVGQSAGWRATFLIVAGLGVLGLLGVAKLVPEQPRPEGVRLRHEIAAFRNVQVLLAMAMTVLGFGGVFAAITYITPMMTEVTGFADSSVTWLLVLFGLGMVGGNLIGGRFADRALMPLLYVSLGALSLVLALFTLTAHNPVTAAITIVLIGALGFATVPPLQKRVLDQAAGAPTLASAVNIGAFNLGNALAAWLGGMVIAAGFGYTAPNWVGAALAASALALAVLAQILERRSPGTGQVVAASAPEAVDVPAGRH, from the coding sequence ATGCCACTCGCGCTGCTCGCCCTCGCCATCGGGGCCTTCGGAATCGGCACCACCGAGTTCGTGATCATGGGCTTGCTGCCCGAGGTCGCCGCGGACTTCGGGGTCTCGATCCCGACGGCCGGGTTCCTCGTCACCGGGTACGCCCTCGGTGTCGTGATCGGCGCCCCGCTGATGACCGTCCTCGGCACGAAGGTGTCCCGTAAGCGGATGCTCATGGTGCTGATGGGCCTGTTCATCGTCGGCAATGTGCTCTCCGCCGTGGCACCCGTCTTCGGCGTGATGCTCGCCGGCCGCGTCGTCGCCTCGCTCGCCCACGGAGCCTTCTTCGGTATCGGCTCCGTCGTCGCCGCCGACCTGGTGGCCCCGCAGAAGAAGGCCGGCGCCATCGCGATGATGTTCACCGGTCTGACCGTCGCCAACGTCGTCGGCGTCCCGCTCGGCACCTTCGTCGGCCAGAGCGCCGGCTGGCGCGCCACCTTCCTGATCGTCGCCGGCCTCGGCGTCCTCGGGCTGCTCGGCGTCGCCAAGCTGGTACCGGAACAGCCCAGGCCCGAAGGCGTGCGGCTGCGCCACGAGATCGCCGCGTTCCGCAACGTCCAGGTCCTGCTCGCCATGGCGATGACCGTGCTCGGTTTCGGTGGCGTCTTCGCCGCCATCACCTACATCACGCCGATGATGACCGAGGTCACCGGCTTCGCCGACTCCTCCGTCACCTGGCTGCTGGTCCTGTTCGGACTCGGCATGGTCGGTGGCAACCTCATCGGCGGAAGGTTCGCGGACCGCGCGCTCATGCCGCTGCTCTACGTCTCGCTCGGCGCACTCTCTCTCGTGCTCGCCCTGTTCACTCTCACTGCCCACAACCCCGTCACCGCGGCGATCACCATCGTCCTCATCGGCGCGCTCGGCTTCGCGACCGTGCCGCCGCTGCAGAAGAGGGTGCTCGACCAGGCCGCGGGCGCGCCCACGCTGGCCTCGGCCGTCAACATCGGTGCGTTCAACCTGGGCAACGCCCTCGCCGCCTGGCTCGGCGGCATGGTGATCGCGGCAGGCTTCGGCTACACCGCCCCCAACTGGGTCGGTGCCGCCCTCGCCGCCTCCGCCCTCGCCCTCGCGGTCCTGGCCCAGATCCTCGAGCGCCGTTCGCCCGGCACCGGCCAGGTCGTCGCGGCCTCCGCCCCCGAGGCGGTCGACGTCCCCGCCGGCCGCCACTGA
- a CDS encoding GlcG/HbpS family heme-binding protein — MTTTAVAPLTTQDAETLVEAARSAAESAGVTVAVTVLDAGGHLLAFRRDDRAVLIAGETSTRKAYTALQLNAPTADLVDAVQPGGLFHTLPTALDKPLLFIAGGVPVQRDGRLIGAIGVGGGAPEQDHGFATAAVDALARA, encoded by the coding sequence ATCACCACCACCGCCGTCGCGCCGCTGACCACGCAGGACGCGGAGACCCTCGTCGAGGCCGCCCGCAGCGCGGCCGAGTCCGCCGGCGTCACCGTCGCGGTCACCGTTCTGGACGCGGGCGGCCATCTGCTGGCCTTCCGCCGCGACGACCGGGCCGTCCTCATCGCCGGTGAGACCAGCACCCGCAAGGCGTACACCGCCCTCCAGTTGAACGCCCCGACGGCGGACCTCGTCGACGCCGTGCAGCCCGGCGGCCTCTTCCACACCCTGCCGACCGCGCTCGACAAGCCGCTGCTCTTCATCGCGGGCGGAGTCCCCGTCCAGCGCGACGGCCGTCTGATCGGCGCGATCGGTGTCGGTGGGGGAGCGCCGGAGCAGGACCACGGTTTCGCGACCGCGGCCGTGGACGCGCTCGCCCGCGCGTAG
- a CDS encoding pyridoxamine 5'-phosphate oxidase family protein — protein sequence MVVENTHTRTARIPADIAEEFIIVAHRIVWCTVATVDTRGRPRGRILHPFWEYGETGLTGWIVTRPSPVKVAHLARTPYATCSYWDPAHDVALADCAVEWIEDTATRTRIWERFRDTPPPLGFDFWSSFPDGPAGGTTSLLRLDPYRVRVSKVDALLGRTPHLNWSRPTAA from the coding sequence ATGGTTGTGGAAAATACTCACACGCGGACCGCCCGCATTCCGGCGGACATCGCCGAGGAGTTCATCATCGTCGCCCACCGCATCGTCTGGTGCACGGTGGCCACCGTCGACACCCGTGGACGGCCGCGCGGGCGGATACTCCATCCCTTCTGGGAGTACGGCGAGACGGGCCTCACCGGCTGGATCGTCACCCGGCCCAGCCCGGTCAAGGTGGCCCATCTGGCCCGGACTCCCTATGCGACCTGCTCCTACTGGGACCCGGCCCACGACGTCGCCCTCGCGGACTGCGCGGTGGAGTGGATCGAGGACACCGCGACGCGAACGCGCATCTGGGAACGGTTCCGGGACACACCGCCGCCGCTCGGCTTCGACTTCTGGAGCAGCTTCCCCGACGGGCCCGCGGGCGGGACGACCTCGCTGCTGAGGCTCGACCCCTACCGCGTGCGCGTCAGCAAAGTGGACGCGCTCCTGGGCAGGACGCCCCATCTGAACTGGTCGCGGCCCACCGCCGCTTGA
- a CDS encoding MarR family winged helix-turn-helix transcriptional regulator, with the protein MTDFDPADADLSLLSLFAGWGLADELQRRLAADGFEDSRFADGVVFQHLIERPLAIGAIAERLGVTQQAASKSVADLERRDYLLRRPDPGDARARLVDLTDRGRGVITAARMHRAAIEGEVIAALGAERVEAARLLLADVLTHLGADAPLRMRRAKPPR; encoded by the coding sequence GTGACCGATTTCGATCCGGCCGACGCCGATCTCTCGCTGCTCTCGCTCTTCGCGGGCTGGGGCCTCGCCGACGAGCTGCAACGGCGGCTGGCGGCCGACGGCTTCGAGGACAGCCGATTCGCCGACGGCGTGGTGTTCCAGCATCTGATCGAACGTCCTCTGGCCATCGGCGCGATCGCCGAGCGGCTCGGGGTCACGCAGCAGGCGGCGTCGAAGTCCGTCGCCGATCTGGAGCGGCGCGACTACCTCCTGCGACGGCCCGATCCGGGCGATGCGCGAGCCCGGCTGGTCGATCTCACCGACCGGGGCAGGGGAGTGATCACTGCGGCGCGCATGCACCGGGCGGCTATCGAGGGCGAGGTGATCGCCGCGCTCGGCGCCGAGCGGGTCGAAGCCGCCCGCCTCCTGCTGGCCGACGTCCTCACGCATCTGGGCGCGGACGCCCCCCTGCGGATGCGCCGGGCGAAGCCGCCCCGCTGA
- a CDS encoding transglycosylase domain-containing protein, which yields MRTTGSPDRTAELPSAGEVDRAGSLRTVAEAPGRRSRRRGRALPRRCRHRSPRQKARKRHGLRRLLSWRKTLAALITVCALVTGTFAVLYVAIDIPRANDLAKAQSNVYLFSDGSRLARTGEINRETVPIDRVPENVRLAFVAAENKDFYTDSGVSFSGTARGILNTVTGRGTQGGSTITQQYVKNYYLSQEQTVTRKVKELIISLKVDQRNSKSDILAGYLNSSYYGRQAYGIQAAARAYYHREVEQLTVEQGAYLAALLQAPSQYDWAIAGPEGKRLVTQRWNYVLDNMVGQGWLDKATRGRMKFPVPVGPSPTAGLSGQTGYLVEAARRELMDSGVSEQELAGGGWRITLTVDPRKQKALEKTVSAAGGTPGGPVLDKNIQAGAVSMDPRNGHVVALYGGRDYMRQYISNATRADYQVGPLFEPVVVAASMEAKADERPPADDDAVMSTANALGMDLKPRDVASPQALSLGLMGASPLEIAGVYAGFRHDGKKVTPSIVKSAQRDGEVTPLRDPVGGSAISSLAAETVTDVLNRASGRRDAVPSMWTEDGRQDVTQKSGRSDDGKAEWFVGSTEELLTTIGLFGENATTHKQIPLPNAGEGYPARMWMTYTQTALGGGEAYFPGAVPEPTSG from the coding sequence ATGCGAACCACTGGGAGTCCTGACCGGACAGCGGAGTTGCCGAGCGCGGGCGAGGTCGACCGGGCAGGTTCGCTCAGAACGGTCGCGGAGGCCCCCGGCCGACGCTCACGACGGCGCGGCCGGGCGCTCCCCCGGCGGTGCCGGCACCGCTCACCGCGGCAGAAGGCCCGGAAGCGGCACGGGCTGCGCCGACTCCTCAGCTGGCGGAAGACGCTGGCCGCTCTCATCACCGTATGCGCCCTGGTGACCGGCACGTTCGCCGTCCTGTATGTCGCGATCGACATTCCGCGGGCCAATGATCTGGCCAAGGCGCAGAGCAATGTGTACCTCTTCAGCGACGGCAGCCGGCTCGCCCGTACCGGCGAGATCAACCGAGAGACCGTTCCGATCGACCGGGTGCCCGAGAACGTCCGGCTCGCCTTCGTCGCCGCCGAGAACAAGGACTTCTACACGGACTCAGGTGTCTCCTTCTCGGGCACGGCACGCGGCATCCTGAACACCGTCACCGGCCGTGGCACACAGGGTGGTTCGACGATCACCCAGCAGTACGTGAAGAACTACTACCTGAGCCAGGAACAGACCGTGACCCGCAAGGTCAAGGAACTGATCATCTCGCTCAAGGTCGACCAGCGGAACTCCAAGTCCGACATCCTCGCCGGGTATCTGAACAGCAGTTACTACGGACGCCAGGCGTACGGCATCCAGGCGGCCGCACGGGCCTACTACCACCGGGAGGTCGAGCAGCTGACGGTGGAACAGGGTGCCTATCTGGCCGCGCTGTTGCAGGCCCCGAGCCAGTACGACTGGGCGATCGCGGGCCCTGAGGGCAAGCGCCTCGTCACCCAGCGCTGGAACTACGTGCTCGACAACATGGTCGGTCAGGGCTGGCTGGACAAGGCCACGCGCGGGCGGATGAAGTTCCCCGTGCCCGTGGGGCCTTCCCCGACGGCGGGTCTCTCCGGGCAGACCGGATATCTCGTGGAAGCGGCCCGGCGCGAGCTGATGGACTCCGGCGTGAGCGAGCAGGAACTGGCAGGTGGCGGCTGGCGGATCACCCTCACCGTCGACCCCCGCAAACAGAAGGCCCTGGAGAAGACGGTCTCCGCGGCGGGCGGCACACCCGGCGGCCCTGTGCTGGACAAGAACATCCAGGCGGGAGCGGTGTCGATGGACCCGAGGAACGGCCATGTCGTCGCCCTCTACGGAGGCCGGGACTACATGCGGCAGTACATCAGCAACGCCACACGCGCCGATTACCAGGTCGGCCCTCTGTTCGAGCCCGTCGTCGTGGCGGCGTCGATGGAGGCCAAGGCCGATGAGCGTCCTCCGGCCGACGACGATGCGGTCATGAGCACCGCGAACGCCCTCGGCATGGACCTGAAGCCGAGGGATGTCGCCTCGCCGCAGGCGCTGTCCCTCGGCCTCATGGGGGCGAGTCCCCTGGAGATCGCGGGTGTCTACGCCGGCTTCCGGCACGACGGGAAGAAGGTCACCCCGTCGATCGTGAAGTCGGCCCAGCGGGACGGCGAGGTCACGCCGCTGCGTGACCCGGTCGGCGGCAGCGCCATCAGCTCACTGGCGGCCGAAACGGTCACCGATGTCCTCAACCGGGCATCGGGCCGGCGTGATGCCGTGCCGTCGATGTGGACCGAGGACGGCCGGCAGGACGTCACACAGAAGTCCGGCCGCAGTGACGACGGGAAGGCGGAGTGGTTCGTCGGCTCGACCGAGGAACTGCTCACGACGATCGGGCTGTTCGGCGAGAACGCCACCACGCACAAGCAGATACCGCTGCCGAACGCCGGGGAGGGATACCCGGCCAGGATGTGGATGACCTACACGCAGACGGCACTCGGCGGCGGCGAGGCGTACTTCCCTGGGGCGGTGCCCGAGCCGACGTCCGGCTGA
- a CDS encoding sensor histidine kinase codes for MPLRWRIAALVAAAICSVAAAVGILVHHASRDRELTQARDAARTTLDRAAVTYARTGTVEGTGAVLDAPGLPAGLRGIADRGHQGTEFSTRPTGPAMWAARPAGEQVLSVRIDMTTTLRDISALDTTIAWAGALTTAAVLPLGVIIAGGMSRRLRSAAGTARRIAAGDLDARIEAPPRPRDEIAEISAAVDTMAAALQQRLRSEQRFTADVAHELRTPLMGLVTAAELLPDGEAASFVRDRVRVLAALVEDLLEISRLDAGAEEADLSPCRLSSLVEDITTLHGLPAEPVELVVEGDAPTAEVWTDPRRLERIVTNLIVNGHRHGSRPVTVTVAADGRTVTVRDRGRGYPDTLLDDGPQRFRTGARERGTGHGLGLTIAIGQAQVIGAQLEFANAADGGAVATLRLPLREPIHG; via the coding sequence ATGCCGTTGAGATGGCGTATCGCCGCCCTGGTCGCCGCCGCGATCTGCTCGGTCGCCGCAGCGGTCGGTATCCTCGTCCATCACGCCTCGCGCGACCGCGAACTGACCCAGGCGCGTGACGCCGCCCGCACCACGCTCGACCGGGCCGCGGTGACCTATGCCCGCACGGGCACGGTCGAGGGCACGGGCGCCGTGCTCGACGCCCCCGGGCTGCCGGCCGGGCTGCGCGGCATCGCGGACCGCGGCCATCAGGGCACGGAGTTCTCCACCCGGCCCACCGGTCCGGCGATGTGGGCCGCGCGTCCCGCGGGCGAGCAAGTCCTGTCCGTACGGATCGACATGACGACGACGCTGCGGGACATCAGCGCGCTGGACACGACGATCGCCTGGGCCGGTGCGCTGACGACCGCGGCCGTGCTGCCGCTCGGCGTGATCATCGCCGGGGGCATGAGCCGCCGGCTGAGGTCCGCCGCCGGCACGGCCCGGCGCATCGCGGCCGGGGACCTCGACGCCCGTATCGAGGCACCGCCCCGGCCGCGGGACGAGATCGCCGAGATCTCCGCCGCCGTCGACACCATGGCCGCCGCACTCCAGCAACGGCTGCGCAGCGAGCAGCGCTTCACGGCGGACGTCGCACATGAACTGCGCACCCCCCTGATGGGTCTCGTCACGGCGGCGGAACTGCTCCCCGACGGCGAAGCGGCTTCCTTCGTACGCGACCGGGTGCGTGTCCTGGCCGCCCTCGTCGAGGATCTTCTGGAGATCTCCCGGCTCGACGCCGGGGCGGAGGAGGCCGATCTGTCGCCCTGCCGTCTCAGCTCTCTCGTCGAGGACATCACGACGCTGCACGGGCTGCCGGCGGAGCCGGTCGAGCTCGTCGTCGAGGGCGATGCGCCGACGGCCGAGGTGTGGACCGATCCACGCAGGCTGGAGCGCATTGTGACCAATCTGATCGTCAACGGGCACCGGCACGGCAGCCGTCCGGTCACGGTCACCGTCGCCGCGGACGGGCGGACCGTGACGGTACGGGACCGGGGACGCGGCTATCCCGACACCCTGCTCGACGACGGTCCGCAGCGGTTCCGCACAGGCGCCCGCGAACGCGGTACGGGCCACGGCCTGGGGCTGACCATCGCGATCGGCCAGGCCCAGGTGATCGGGGCGCAACTGGAGTTCGCCAACGCGGCCGACGGTGGTGCGGTGGCGACCCTGCGGCTCCCCCTGAGGGAGCCGATACACGGCTGA
- the cseB gene encoding two-component system response regulator CseB has product MSSPHISPGTADEAHLLLVEDDEVIRSTVRMLLERYGFTVSTAADGLTGLEIFRERNPDLLLLDVMLPHLDGIGLCRRIREFSLAPILMMSARGDSLDVVSGLEAGADDYVVKPCESSVLVARIRSLLRRASFTPVSDTTPETAVLVFGELTVDTRGMDVLRDGKPVALTPTELRMLLEFAASPGVVLERRTLLSRVWDHAWHGDTRVVDLHVQRLRAKIGSDRIETVRGFGYKFRR; this is encoded by the coding sequence ATGAGCAGCCCTCACATATCCCCCGGCACGGCCGACGAGGCGCATCTGCTGCTCGTCGAGGACGACGAGGTCATCCGCAGCACCGTCCGCATGCTGCTGGAGCGGTACGGCTTCACCGTCTCCACGGCCGCCGACGGCCTGACCGGCCTGGAGATCTTCCGGGAGCGGAACCCGGATCTGCTGCTCCTCGACGTGATGCTGCCGCACCTCGACGGCATCGGACTCTGCCGCCGTATCCGGGAGTTCAGCCTCGCCCCGATCCTGATGATGTCCGCGCGCGGCGACTCCCTCGACGTCGTCTCCGGACTGGAGGCCGGCGCCGACGACTATGTCGTCAAACCGTGCGAGAGCTCGGTGCTCGTGGCCCGTATCCGCTCCCTGCTGCGTCGCGCGTCCTTCACCCCGGTCTCCGACACGACTCCGGAGACCGCGGTTCTCGTCTTCGGCGAACTGACCGTCGACACCCGCGGCATGGACGTGCTCCGCGACGGGAAGCCGGTCGCCCTCACCCCCACCGAACTGCGGATGCTGCTCGAATTCGCCGCCTCCCCGGGGGTGGTGCTCGAACGCCGGACGCTGCTCAGCCGGGTGTGGGACCACGCCTGGCACGGCGACACCCGGGTCGTCGACCTCCATGTGCAGCGGCTGCGGGCGAAGATCGGATCCGACCGGATCGAGACGGTCCGCGGCTTCGGCTACAAGTTCCGGCGCTGA
- a CDS encoding aldo/keto reductase, with protein sequence MPVMEQRVLGRTGRNVSVVGLGTWQLGADWGDVREEDALAVLDAAVDAGVTFFDTADVYGDGRSEQLIGRYLRERPDAGIVVATKMGRRVDQLPENYVLDNFRAWNDRSRRNLGVDTLDLVQLHCPPSSVYSSDAVFDALDTLVAEKRIAAYGVSVETCAEALTAIARPGTASVQIILNPFRLKPLEEVLPAAAEAGVGIIARVPLASGLLSGKYTKDTVFTADDHRTYNRHGEAFDQGETFSGVDYATGVEAAAEFAALAPEGATPAGTALRWIMQQPGVTSVIPGARSAEQARANAAAAALDPLPQVTLDAVRDLYDRRIRAQVHHRW encoded by the coding sequence ATGCCGGTCATGGAACAGCGCGTCTTGGGCAGGACCGGTCGGAACGTCTCCGTCGTGGGGCTGGGCACATGGCAGCTCGGCGCGGACTGGGGGGATGTCCGCGAGGAGGACGCCCTCGCCGTGCTCGACGCCGCCGTGGACGCGGGCGTCACCTTCTTCGACACCGCCGATGTGTACGGCGACGGCCGCAGCGAGCAGCTGATCGGCCGCTATCTGCGGGAGCGGCCGGACGCCGGCATCGTCGTCGCCACCAAGATGGGCCGCCGCGTCGACCAGCTCCCCGAGAACTACGTCCTCGACAACTTCCGTGCCTGGAACGACCGTTCCCGCCGGAACCTGGGTGTGGACACCCTCGACCTGGTGCAGCTGCACTGCCCGCCGTCCTCCGTGTACTCCTCCGACGCCGTCTTCGACGCGCTCGACACGCTTGTGGCGGAGAAGCGGATCGCGGCCTACGGGGTCAGCGTCGAGACCTGCGCCGAAGCCCTCACCGCCATCGCACGCCCGGGCACGGCGAGCGTCCAGATCATCCTCAACCCCTTCCGGCTCAAGCCCCTGGAAGAGGTCCTGCCCGCCGCCGCGGAGGCGGGTGTCGGCATCATCGCGCGGGTACCGCTCGCGTCCGGTCTGCTGTCGGGCAAGTACACCAAGGACACGGTCTTCACGGCCGACGACCACCGCACCTACAACCGGCACGGTGAGGCCTTCGACCAGGGCGAGACCTTCTCCGGCGTCGACTACGCCACGGGCGTCGAGGCCGCGGCGGAGTTCGCCGCGCTCGCTCCCGAAGGAGCGACACCGGCCGGCACCGCCCTGCGGTGGATCATGCAGCAGCCCGGTGTCACGAGCGTCATCCCGGGCGCCCGGTCCGCCGAGCAGGCGCGCGCCAACGCCGCGGCGGCGGCCCTGGACCCACTGCCGCAGGTCACGCTGGACGCGGTGCGCGACCTCTACGACCGCCGGATCCGCGCTCAGGTCCACCACCGCTGGTAG
- a CDS encoding SPW repeat protein, with amino-acid sequence MADVSHRGDLAGHPDIDEMQDRYARVLGGRDVALVDGPVFLVGLACAVSPWVVHFAGNQPALAMHNLIMGIAIAVLAIGFTVMPARMYGLSGAMCAMGVWLIIAPWIVGSSPDAGVIWTNIIIGGLTFLLGLVCTAVAMRSSRTSM; translated from the coding sequence ATGGCCGACGTTTCACACAGGGGAGACCTCGCGGGTCATCCCGACATCGACGAAATGCAGGACCGCTACGCGCGGGTGCTCGGAGGGCGCGATGTGGCCCTGGTGGACGGCCCGGTGTTCCTGGTCGGCCTCGCCTGTGCGGTGTCCCCATGGGTGGTCCACTTCGCGGGCAACCAGCCGGCACTCGCGATGCACAACCTGATCATGGGTATCGCCATAGCGGTGCTCGCGATCGGTTTCACCGTCATGCCGGCGCGGATGTACGGCCTGAGCGGGGCGATGTGCGCCATGGGCGTGTGGTTGATCATCGCACCCTGGATCGTGGGCAGCAGCCCGGACGCGGGAGTGATCTGGACCAACATCATCATCGGCGGTCTCACCTTCCTGCTGGGGCTGGTCTGCACGGCCGTCGCGATGAGGAGCAGTCGCACCTCCATGTGA